From Vibrio artabrorum, a single genomic window includes:
- a CDS encoding IS3 family transposase: protein MALTLKGKYPLKYLLHTLQLAKSVFYYQAQTSKRPNSYERELRLIKSIYHEHKGRYGYRRIHLELKNQGFVLNHKTVQRLMAQLNLKSTVRIQKYRSYRGESGTADPNVLERDFSATQPDEKWVTDVTEFKVKEQKVYLSPVVDLFTQEVVAYRVAKNTCLPLVTDMLTEAISKLKPNSKPIIHSDQGWQYRHRQYQKKVAESGLTQSMSRKGNCLDNAVAENFFALLKTEMYHNQNFEDADALIEQIKEYIEYYNTKRIKVKLKGLTPIEYRTQALKAA, encoded by the coding sequence ATAGCTCTAACTCTTAAAGGCAAGTACCCGTTAAAGTACTTACTACACACTCTACAGCTGGCAAAAAGTGTCTTTTATTATCAGGCTCAAACGAGCAAGCGCCCAAATAGCTACGAACGTGAGCTGCGGTTGATAAAGTCAATTTATCATGAACATAAGGGACGATACGGCTACCGCCGTATTCACTTGGAACTAAAAAATCAGGGGTTCGTGCTTAATCACAAAACGGTTCAAAGGCTTATGGCTCAGCTCAACCTTAAGTCGACGGTCAGGATTCAAAAGTACCGTTCATACCGAGGAGAGTCTGGAACAGCTGATCCCAACGTGCTTGAAAGAGATTTTAGTGCGACTCAACCCGACGAAAAGTGGGTAACTGATGTCACGGAGTTCAAAGTCAAAGAGCAGAAAGTATACTTGTCTCCCGTTGTCGACTTGTTTACTCAGGAAGTGGTTGCTTATAGAGTGGCCAAAAATACCTGCTTGCCGCTTGTCACGGATATGCTGACGGAAGCCATATCAAAGCTTAAACCCAACTCAAAGCCAATTATACACAGCGATCAAGGTTGGCAATATCGCCATCGACAGTATCAGAAAAAGGTAGCGGAGAGTGGGTTAACGCAAAGCATGTCGAGAAAAGGGAACTGCTTGGATAATGCTGTTGCTGAAAACTTTTTTGCTTTACTCAAAACCGAGATGTATCACAACCAAAACTTTGAAGACGCAGATGCTCTGATAGAGCAAATTAAAGAATACATAGAGTACTACAATACCAAACGTATAAAAGTGAAACTAAAAGGCCTGACTCCGATAGAATATCGAACTCAGGCCTTGAAAGCCGCTTGA
- a CDS encoding histone deacetylase family protein: MIPLIYHSIYSQLSLPEGHRYPINKYQLLHRAVEALMDSEPQWKSKFEVFEPTPVSVEQVKQVHDSEYVDLLVSGHLPAAKMRRIGFPWSEQLIERTLYSSGGTCLAAEMAIERGLAIHLSGGYHHAHHDFGSGFCLLNDLVLAAKHALTFEHIDRVLIVDSDVHHGDGTATLCQEIDDIITLSFHCDKNFPARKPLSDFDVPLSRETEDEEFLRCFEQVIKLAIAHQQPDLIIYDAGVDIHQDDELGYLNVSTQGIFERDCLMIELAKSESIPMACVVGGGYRTQHQDLVPIHMQLLKAAFAVSR; encoded by the coding sequence ATGATCCCTTTAATTTACCACTCAATCTATTCACAGTTGTCTTTACCAGAAGGCCACCGCTACCCAATCAACAAATATCAGTTGTTACATCGTGCAGTAGAGGCATTAATGGATAGTGAGCCTCAATGGAAGAGCAAGTTTGAAGTTTTCGAACCAACGCCAGTTTCGGTTGAACAAGTCAAACAGGTTCACGATAGTGAATATGTCGATTTACTTGTGTCTGGGCATTTACCTGCGGCAAAGATGAGACGTATCGGGTTCCCGTGGAGCGAGCAACTTATCGAAAGAACACTCTACTCCAGTGGTGGAACCTGCTTGGCCGCTGAAATGGCAATAGAGCGTGGGTTAGCAATTCATTTGAGTGGTGGTTATCATCACGCGCATCATGATTTTGGCAGTGGCTTTTGTTTGTTGAACGATCTGGTTTTAGCGGCAAAACACGCGCTGACCTTTGAACATATCGATAGAGTGTTGATCGTCGATAGCGACGTTCATCATGGTGATGGCACAGCAACTCTTTGCCAAGAGATCGACGACATCATTACTCTGTCGTTTCACTGCGACAAAAACTTCCCAGCACGCAAACCACTCTCTGATTTCGATGTGCCATTAAGTCGTGAAACAGAAGATGAAGAGTTCTTACGTTGTTTTGAGCAAGTCATTAAGTTAGCGATTGCTCACCAGCAACCTGATCTGATTATTTATGATGCGGGGGTCGATATCCATCAAGACGATGAACTGGGCTATTTGAATGTCTCGACACAAGGGATATTTGAACGTGACTGTTTGATGATTGAATTAGCGAAATCAGAGTCTATTCCGATGGCATGCGTAGTCGGTGGCGGGTATCGAACTCAACATCAAGATTTGGTGCCGATTCATATGCAGCTGTTGAAAGCGGCATTTGCTGTCAGCCGTTGA